In a genomic window of Gopherus evgoodei ecotype Sinaloan lineage chromosome 14, rGopEvg1_v1.p, whole genome shotgun sequence:
- the NRSN2 gene encoding neurensin-2: protein MPARNQSCGCSRGPNVEHGKWYGVRSYLHLFYEDCTGAGLADDVTEYPVSRAHGGWPSLVWKVSLSAGMLLLLIGAAALATGYLVPPKLEGIGEEEFMVLDLQAMAYNHALVTCRLVGTVLCAGAGALGVVGVLACMLGRAARGGEEEEEQQLSPILRESPLKKHSTIIVPPAAAGSPAVPFGASQIQNIQPKRDIQLPLLPPSTTGPAP, encoded by the exons atGCCTGCCCGCAACCAGTCATGTGGCTGCAGCCGGGGGCCCAATGTGGAGCACGGGAAGTGGTACGGGGTCCGCTCCTACCTGCACCTCTTCTATGAGGACTGCACTGGCGCCGGTCTGGCTGATGACGTGACCGAATACCCAGTCTCCCGTGCCCATGGCGGATGGCCCTCCCTCGTCTGGAAG GTGAGTCTCTCAGCTGGAATGCTGCTCTTGTTGATTGGAGCTGCAGCACTGGCCACAGGATACCTGGTGCCCCCGAAGCTGGAGGGCATCGGCGAGGAAGAGTTTATGGTGCTTGACCTGCAGGCGATGGCGTATAACCATGCCCTGGTGACCTGCAGACTGGTGGGCACTGTCCTGTGTGCCGGGGCCGGGGCCCTGGGGGTGGTGGGCGTCCTGGCGTGCATGCTGGGCAGGGCTGCGCGAGGgggcgaggaagaggaggagcagcagctatCGCCCATTCTGCGGGAGAGCCCCCTGAAGAAGCACAGCACCATTATTGTGCCGCCGGCAGCAGCAGGATCACCGGCTGTGCCCTTCGGCGCTTCGCAGATACAAAACATACAGCCAAAGAGGGACATACagctccccctcctgcctccctccaccACCGGCCCCGCTCCCTGA